The following coding sequences lie in one Monomorium pharaonis isolate MP-MQ-018 chromosome 1, ASM1337386v2, whole genome shotgun sequence genomic window:
- the LOC105835131 gene encoding serine/threonine-protein kinase mos translates to MASPRRLVSTLKHLSPRPLQSAIASIRALPSPKTPGSPKTQRKRAQDEWLSPFNIDTPNRVKLLKDGLPKKCRSVLGTGAFGTVYKVLYKGDQVAAKIIPRKQNDDEVINSERHATVLRHANIVKILSVEQGSSLSLITMELCGTSLQDRLQESTLLKKERVSIWRDIANALQFCHNYDIIHADVKATNILMAANGQAKLTDFGSSILIDELHISRKPRGTPGYVAPEVLRGDIPTFASDIYSLGIVAWQMLSREIPYHGLHVHTIIYISVKGTRPKDEALDDEFTGRYKELYRAAWSQNVTDRPSLDKIINRLDLL, encoded by the exons ATGGCTTCTCCGCGAAGATTAGTGTCCACACTGAAACATCTGTCACCACGACCACTACAAAGTGCTATAGCAAGTATCAG AGCACTTCCAAGTCCAAAAACTCCAGGTAGTCCAAAAACTCAGAGGAAAAGGGCGCAGGATGAATGGTTGTCACCGTTCAATATCGATACTCCTAATAGAGTCAAACTGCTCAAAGACGGTCTACCAAAAAAATGTCGTTCTGTACTTGGGACGGGTGCTTTCGGTACCGTTTATAAGGTACTCTACAAAG GAGACCAAGTAGCAGCCAAGATAATTCCACGGAAACAAAACGATGATGAAGTAATAAACTCTGAGAGACATGCAACTGTTCTGCGACATGCCAACatcgtaaaaatattgagCGTAGAACAGGGCAGTAGCTTGTCGCTGATAACAATGGAATTGTGCGGCACGTCGTTGCAGGACAGGCTACAGGAATCGACGCTGCTGAAAAAAGAGCGTGTTTCTATTTGGCGAGACATTGCTAACGCCCTCCAATTTTGCCATAACTATGATATAATACATGCTGATGTCAAAGCGACCAATATCTTAATGGCAGCTAACGGCCAAGCTAAGCTCACCGACTTTGGTAGTTCTATATTGATTGACGAGTTGCACATTTCGAGGAAGCCACGA GGTACACCAGGTTACGTGGCACCGGAAGTGCTTCGAGGTGACATACCTACGTTCGCCAGTGATATCTATTCACTTGGAATTGTAGCGTGGCAAATGTTATCTCGAGAAATACCTTACCATGGATTACACGTCCATactatcatatatatttctgtaaaaggAACACGTCCCAAAGACGAAGCTCTTGATGACGAGTTTACTGGAAGATATAAAGAACTATACAGAGCAGCATGGTCACAGAATGTTACAGATAGACCTTCACtcgataaaataatcaatagaCTTGATCTTTTATAA
- the LOC118648861 gene encoding anion exchange protein 2-like has translation MSSSEDLKKGHNEYILKRIPAGAEATVVLVGAVDFLDQPTIAFVRLAEGVYMPSITEVTIPVRFMFTLLGPRNADLDYHEIGRSISTLMANTSFHKIAYKANERRELLSAINEFLDDSIVLPPGDWERQALLPFDELKAKSEAIRKRKAKALEEKSKPVQSEAAVKKALLAGEEEKKPPEDDDDPLRRTRRPFGGLINDIKRRYPFYLSDFTDGLSSSCLAAAIFMYFAALCTAITFGGLLSDKTHNVIGISETLVSGSWTGVIMALFATQPLVIIGTTGPLLLFDESLYNFCLANELEFLTVRVYVGAWMGIIALAIASVEGSVLVRLFTRFTEEIFTGLISILYIVETFIKLYNYFVRNPLLHEYNFGPGLNETTYPLYITEMKVTRSPWNGTEEILRLKNVRELVPSRDMAELSINQPNTALMCTILCLGTFLGAYYLRIFRNSHYLGRSARRAFGDFGVPISIIVFVLIDYLFMVKTEKLLVPEGLSPTIPGRNWFVSPAGFEKPIPLWMALACVVPALLVYILVFMETQISELIIDKKERKLRKGNGYHMDIVVVCLMNVGCGLMGAPWCSAASVRSLTHVSAVTVMSRTHAPGDKPHIVEVKEQRVSALLVAILIGVSVLMAPLLRRVPMSVLLGVFLYMGISSTNGVQLFDRVKLFFMPVKHHGTANYVRRVQTYKMHIFTSIQILCLAVLWIVKSTRAALALPFFLILMIPLRAQMSHFFTTAELRALDSKGPEHEVEDELDFYEEAPLPG, from the exons ATGAGCAGTAGTGAGGATTTGAAGAAGGGCCACAACGAGTACATTCTCAAAAGAATTCCAGCCGGTGCCGAGGCGACAGTCGTACTTGTCGGCGCAGTCGATTTTCTGGATCAGCCAACGATTGCCTTTGTACGATTGGCCGAAGGTGTATATATGCCGTCCATTACGGAAGTCACGATACCGGTCAGATTCATGTTTACTTTGTTGGGGCCGAGAAATGCAGATCTGGACTATCACGAGATCGGCCGTTCGATCTCTACCCTGATGGCAAACACATCGTTCCACAAGATCGCTTACAAAGCCAACGAAAGGCGAGAGTTACTTTCAGCTATCAATGAGTTCCTTGACGATTCAATTGTACTGCCACCTGGCGACTGGGAGAGACAGGCCCTGCTACCATTTGACGAACTCAAGGCGAAAAGCGAGGCCATTAGAAAACGGAAGGCGAAAGCGCTCGAAGAAAAGAGCAAACCGGTGCAAAGTGAGGCAGCCGTAAAGAAAG CTCTTCTCGCCGGCGAGGAAGAAAAGAAGCCACCTGAGGACGATGACGATCCGTTGCGACGTACCAGACGACCATTCGGCGGCCTCATCAATGACATTAAACGTCGCTATCCTTTCTATTTATCTGATTTTACGGACGGCCTGAGCTCGTCCTGTCTCGCGGCGGCCATCTTCATGTATTTCGCCGCACTGTGTACCGCTATCACCTTCGGCGGCCTTTTGAGCGACAAAACGCATAATGTAATAGGTATCTCCGAGACTCTGGTCTCCGGCTCGTGGACGGGCGTGATAATGGCACTATTTGCAACTCAACCGTTGGTGATTATCGGCACGACCGGTCCGCTGTTGCTCTTTGACGAGAGCTTGTACAACTTCTGTTTGGCGAACGAGCTCGAGTTTCTCACCGTGCGAGTGTATGTTGGCGCCTGGATGGGTATCATTGCTCTGGCAATCGCTTCCGTTGAAGGTTCGGTCCTCGTGCGACTTTTCACGCGCTTCACCGAGGAGATTTTCACGGGACTGATCTCTATTCTTTACATCGTTGAGACGTTCATCAAGCTTTACAACTATTTTGTCCGTAATCCTCTTCTTCACGAGTATAACTTCGGGCCGGGCCTCAATGAGACAACTTATCCACTTTATATTACCGAAATGAAGGTCACCAGATCGCCATGGAACGGGACCGAAGAAATTTTGCGCTTGAAAAACGTTCGCGAACTAGTGCCGAGCCGCGACATGGCCGAATTGTCGATTAATCAGCCCAATACAGCTTTGATGTGTACTATACTTTGTTTGGGTACCTTTCTGGGTGCCTATTACTTAAGGATCTTTCGTAACAGCCACTATCTGGGCCGTAGCGCTCGTAGAGCCTTCGGAGATTTTGGTGTGCCTATTAGCATCATCGTCTTCGTTCTGATCGACTATCTATTTATGGTAAAAACGGAAAAGCTGCTAGTTCCCGAAGGACTTTCCCCAACTATACCCGGTAGAAATTGGTTCGTGTCTCCCGCTGGATTCGAGAAACCTATACCGCTTTGGATGGCTTTAGCTTGTGTGGTGCCAGCCTTACTAGTTTACATCCTAGTGTTTATGGAGACTCAAATATCGGA ATTGATCATTGATAAAAAAGAACGTAAGCTGCGAAAGGGCAATGGCTATCATATGGACATCGTGGTAGTCTGCCTGATGAACGTGGGATGCGGGCTGATGGGTGCACCTTGGTGTTCCGCCGCGTCAGTGCGTTCCCTCACTCATGTATCCGCCGTGACAGTGATGTCACGCACCCACGCACCTGGTGACAAGCCGCACATCGTCGAAGTAAAAGAGCAACGAGTGAGCGCTCTCCTTGTCGCCATACTTATAGGCGTAAGCGTGCTGATGGCACCTCTGCTGCGGCGAGTACCGATGTCCGTCCTTCTCGGTGTGTTCCTCTACATGGGCATCTCGTCGACAAACGGCGTGCAGTTGTTTGACCGCGTTAAGCTCTTTTTCATGCCGGTCAAGCACCACGGTACAGCGAACTACGTACGCCGCGTGCAAACCTACAAGATGCACATCTTCACTTCCATACAGATCCTGTGCCTAGCCGTATTGTGGATAGTTAAAAGTACAAGGGCCGCCCTGGCCCTACCCTTCTTCCTCATCTTAATGATACCGTTACGCGCTCAGATGAGTCACTTCTTCACCACCGCGGAGCTGCGCGCCCTCGACAGTAAGGGACCCGAACATGAAGTTGAAGATGAGCTGGACTTTTACGAGGAAGCTCCTTTACCTGGTTAG